Proteins from a genomic interval of Cognatishimia sp. WU-CL00825:
- a CDS encoding PAS domain-containing protein → MTQYFDHDQPSRASRFPALAEVETYWEGLRGRAEVPKRAQIDPRGIQTALPYAFILEKVTPRIARFRLAGSKICQAFGAEARGMPATCLITPDRRDFFENTLQDVFAMPARARLNFTWGHASDHQIDAQMLILPLHDDIGRVTRALGCLQFAPAKSVLARHLYPNGSLVKPVGAFGHLDPGSVRNHSLVLVASNDAKPTPSGHRKSLAKTQNHLHLV, encoded by the coding sequence ATGACACAGTATTTTGATCATGACCAACCAAGCCGCGCTTCACGTTTCCCAGCACTTGCAGAGGTCGAGACCTATTGGGAAGGTCTGCGCGGTAGAGCCGAAGTGCCAAAACGCGCCCAAATTGATCCGCGCGGCATTCAAACAGCACTGCCCTACGCCTTTATTTTGGAAAAAGTCACCCCTCGTATTGCCCGTTTTCGGCTTGCTGGTTCAAAGATATGCCAGGCCTTTGGCGCCGAGGCGCGTGGCATGCCGGCGACTTGCCTAATCACACCAGACCGCCGTGATTTTTTTGAGAACACGCTACAAGATGTCTTTGCTATGCCCGCACGCGCCAGGTTGAATTTCACTTGGGGCCATGCCTCTGATCATCAGATCGATGCCCAGATGCTGATTTTGCCGCTGCATGACGATATCGGCCGCGTCACCCGTGCCCTAGGATGTCTGCAATTTGCGCCCGCCAAATCGGTCTTGGCTCGGCACTTGTATCCAAATGGCAGTTTGGTCAAACCCGTCGGGGCTTTTGGCCACCTAGATCCCGGTTCTGTGCGCAACCACAGTTTGGTGCTCGTGGCCTCTAACGACGCAAAACCGACACCCTCGGGTCACCGCAAATCATTGGCCAAAACCCAAAACCACTTGCATCTGGTTTAA